The following proteins come from a genomic window of Thiothrix winogradskyi:
- the pyrF gene encoding orotidine-5'-phosphate decarboxylase — translation MSSRLIIALDFATAEQALAFVAPLSPSQCKLKVGFELFVAAGPEFVRQLTARGFEVFLDLKFHDIPNTVASACKAAAGLGVWMLNVHASGGAKMMQAAREALQEFANPPKLIAVTVLTSMDKAQLSGTGIAAEPAQQVQHLAQLTADSGLDGVVCSAQEAAMLRQRLGNDFLLVTPGIRPAGSDQGDQSRVMTPAQAREAGVSYVVVGRPITQATDPQSVIAAINLELGFNS, via the coding sequence ATGTCTAGCCGTTTGATTATTGCCCTTGATTTTGCCACTGCGGAACAAGCACTGGCGTTTGTTGCCCCACTCAGCCCCTCACAATGCAAGCTCAAAGTCGGTTTTGAGTTGTTTGTCGCCGCAGGCCCTGAGTTTGTGCGTCAGTTAACCGCGCGTGGTTTTGAGGTGTTTCTGGATTTGAAATTTCACGATATTCCCAATACGGTGGCGTCGGCGTGTAAAGCTGCGGCTGGTTTGGGGGTGTGGATGCTCAATGTTCATGCGTCCGGTGGAGCCAAAATGATGCAAGCTGCGCGTGAAGCTTTGCAAGAGTTCGCTAACCCACCCAAGCTGATTGCGGTGACGGTGCTAACGTCGATGGATAAGGCGCAACTTTCCGGCACAGGCATTGCCGCCGAACCTGCACAGCAAGTGCAACATTTGGCGCAATTGACAGCCGACAGTGGTTTGGATGGCGTGGTGTGTTCGGCACAGGAAGCGGCTATGTTACGCCAACGCTTAGGGAATGACTTCCTGCTAGTGACACCCGGTATCCGCCCGGCTGGCAGTGATCAGGGTGATCAATCCCGCGTGATGACACCCGCACAAGCGCGGGAAGCCGGAGTCAGTTACGTGGTAGTAGGGCGACCGATTACCCAAGCGACTGACCCGCAATCGGTGATTGCGGCGATCAATCTTGAACTGGGCTTTAATTCCTAG
- a CDS encoding integration host factor subunit beta, with product MTKSEIIDILSRKQSHLSSRDVEESVKKLLEKMSESLSGGGRIEVRGFGSFSLHHRAARKGRNPKTGDQVALPPKHVPHFKPGKELRERVNESRVSYPVQD from the coding sequence ATGACCAAATCTGAAATCATTGATATTTTGTCACGTAAGCAAAGCCATCTTAGCAGCCGCGATGTGGAAGAGTCTGTTAAGAAGTTGCTCGAAAAAATGAGTGAATCACTGTCTGGCGGCGGGCGTATTGAAGTCCGGGGCTTTGGCAGTTTTTCCCTGCATCATCGTGCAGCACGTAAAGGCCGTAACCCTAAAACGGGTGATCAGGTGGCTTTACCGCCGAAGCATGTGCCTCATTTTAAGCCGGGCAAGGAATTGCGTGAGCGCGTAAATGAATCGCGTGTCAGTTACCCTGTTCAGGATTAA
- a CDS encoding tetratricopeptide repeat protein gives MQEILFLLLPIAFYSGWHAARKRYKEHREQQRQDVPQRFVQGINYLLSEEPDKALDVFLNYAEVDEHTANTFLLLGNLFRNRGEINRALRIHQNLVARSDLSKPQRTAAMLALGEDFFAAGLLDRAESVFTELLKDDPKHADACEPLRNIYEQLHEWNKAIEIAQLAQQRSKADHSRLIAHYYCELAVLELQKQNLFRAEETIKKAVKSHPTSARVLALNGDLAYARNQREEALGFYRQAIKKDTRLIGMLFNQLVNNFNQKDELKSLYQFIQQTFANTQDAKLFGYLLQLARKLGKLSDMQLQVEEYLTKGKPSLNTLTHATDVLSSLWQEEKVCDIAQLQTALQRLAASQPDFQCAQCGYKMHGYLWRCPACHHWDTVSNV, from the coding sequence ATGCAAGAAATTCTATTTTTACTCCTGCCCATCGCGTTTTATTCCGGTTGGCACGCGGCGCGTAAGCGTTACAAAGAACACCGGGAACAACAGCGCCAAGATGTTCCGCAACGTTTTGTGCAAGGCATTAACTACCTATTGAGCGAAGAACCCGACAAAGCGTTGGACGTATTCCTCAATTACGCTGAAGTTGATGAACACACCGCCAATACGTTTTTATTGCTGGGTAATTTGTTCCGCAATCGGGGGGAAATTAACCGCGCATTACGCATCCACCAGAATCTTGTCGCCCGTTCTGATTTAAGCAAACCGCAACGCACAGCGGCGATGTTAGCGCTTGGTGAAGATTTTTTCGCCGCTGGCTTGTTGGATCGTGCTGAAAGTGTATTCACTGAATTACTCAAAGATGACCCGAAACATGCCGATGCGTGTGAACCATTGCGCAATATTTACGAACAATTGCACGAGTGGAACAAAGCGATTGAGATTGCCCAACTAGCCCAGCAGCGCAGTAAAGCCGATCATAGTCGTTTGATCGCCCATTATTATTGCGAACTCGCCGTGCTGGAATTGCAGAAGCAGAACTTGTTCCGTGCGGAAGAAACCATTAAAAAGGCGGTGAAAAGCCACCCTACATCAGCACGGGTCTTGGCGCTCAACGGTGATCTTGCTTACGCGCGTAATCAGCGGGAGGAGGCGTTGGGCTTTTACCGTCAGGCGATTAAGAAAGATACGCGCCTAATTGGCATGTTATTCAATCAGTTGGTCAATAATTTTAATCAAAAAGATGAGCTGAAAAGCTTGTATCAGTTTATTCAGCAAACCTTTGCTAACACGCAAGACGCTAAGTTGTTTGGTTATTTGCTGCAATTAGCTCGTAAGCTGGGGAAATTATCCGATATGCAGCTTCAGGTTGAAGAATACCTAACCAAAGGTAAACCCAGCCTCAATACCTTAACTCATGCTACCGATGTTTTGTCGTCGTTATGGCAAGAGGAAAAGGTGTGCGATATTGCCCAATTACAAACGGCTTTGCAGCGCTTGGCTGCCAGCCAACCGGATTTCCAGTGCGCCCAATGCGGGTATAAAATGCACGGTTACTTATGGCGTTGTCCCGCGTGTCACCATTGGGATACTGTCAGCAATGTTTAA